From a single Xyrauchen texanus isolate HMW12.3.18 chromosome 26, RBS_HiC_50CHRs, whole genome shotgun sequence genomic region:
- the LOC127619504 gene encoding NADH dehydrogenase [ubiquinone] iron-sulfur protein 5-like → MPFIDLQSKLGINLDQWLLAQSGEQPQKRVARCHAFEKEWIECGDGIGQTRAKKECKIEFEDFYECMHRQKTQQRLYEIRKQRDKLIKEGTYTPPSHHTGNEEARP, encoded by the exons ATGCCATTCATTGACCTCCAGTCGAAGCTGGGTATTAATCTGGACCAGTGGCTCTTGGCCCAGAGTGGGGAGCAGCCACAGAAGCGGGTTGCTCGCTGCCATGCATTTGAGAAGGAGTGGATAGAGTGTGGCGATGGCATCGGCCAGACTCGGGCCAAAAAGGAATGCAAAATCGAGTTTGAAGACTTCTATGAGTGCATGCACCGCCAAAAGACT CAACAGCGCTTGTATGAGATTCGTAAGCAGAGGGACAAGCTGATCAAGGAGGGAACCTACACACCACCTTCACATCACACAGGCAATGAGGAGGCCCGACCTTAA